One region of Zingiber officinale cultivar Zhangliang chromosome 7B, Zo_v1.1, whole genome shotgun sequence genomic DNA includes:
- the LOC122006523 gene encoding probable histidine kinase 5, which produces MAKRWVSFADDKQCMGRRRSRNVLLVLTLLCCVSCSMWLFWGSGSCGILEKLGGRDLRYPRKQILFDRFNISKYHLRSLALLISSLEQERFFKCMNKSIDDVKLSSSLLHTLAEINAEVDHNQGQENLIGSDIFFEGRCLMQIGCDGAAKSSLPDNIPEKIMRSSANMDAIFLKDSESLSYERELVNSSQDHHRVFSEMLFDMLPMLIVAVGFFSIGFAFGRFTKSSHKQFRQQQHYRQHSKGSGKWSKKLLFLGIIFGLSVALWIFVSMNATITERRKETLVNMCDERARMLQDQFNVSMNHVHALAILVSTFHHGKQPSTIDQKIFAEYTARTAFERPLMSGVAYALRVLHEEREQFEKKYGWKIKKMETEDQSLVKDDFNPEKLDPSPVQDEYAPVIFSQETVSHIVSIDMMSGKQDRENILRARANGKGVLTSPFNLLKSNHLGVVLTFAVYNTSLPPNATPEERIKATVGYLGASFDVPSLVDKLLHQLASKQTIVVNLYDTTNVSAPIRMYGPDAAGAGEMYISGVDFGDPIRKHEMHCRFKHKPQLPWSAITMSVGVAVIVLLVGHIFHAALNRIEEVEDDYRIMSELKVQAEAADVAKSQFLATVSHEIRTPMNGVLGMLQMLMDTELDETQQDFAKTAQLSGKALIALINEVLDLAKIESGRLELEAVPFDPRDILDNVLSLFSDQSQAKGIEMAVYVSEQVPEILIGDPGRFRQIITNLVGNSVKFTEKGHIFVSVYHIEEVRNMEDDQCETLSGCQVVDKQKIWDNFTLLKSSTEGDNAINLIVIVEDTGVGIPQDAQSRIFTPFMQADSSTSRTYGGTGIGLSISKCLVDLMEGEIGFVSQSGIGSTFSFTAVFKEASKSSGDIKRHYTDSILSNFQGLRALVADGRCIRARIIKYHLQRLGILVDVVTKQQNAVQTIVDCCSTSGRSHIDMFLVDKDAWGERSGISFPRFLSESLRNGVVMHKELQPKMFLIATSLNPTEVYDLKLAGYVDSMLKPLRLSMIVACLQKALGMSQKRQPTKAKPMTLQSILRGKNILVVDDNLVNQKVAAGTLKKFGAIVTCADSGKEAIRRLQPPHNFDACFMDVQMPEMDGFEATQKVREMENTVNELIESGDVSQEIYGNSCWHVPILAMTADVIQATHEHCLSKGMDDYVSKPFEEQQLYSAVAHFFESDTIDRIS; this is translated from the exons GAAAGATTCTTCAAGTGCATGAACAAATCTATAGATGATGTGAAGCTCAGCAGTAGCCTCCTACATACTTTAGCAGAAATAAATGCAGAGGTGGATCATAACCAAGGTCAGGAAAACCTTATAGGGAGTGACATATTCTTTGAAGGAAGGTGTTTGATGCAAATTGGCTGTGATGGTGCTGCAAAATCATCTCTTCCAGATAATATACCTGAAAAAATAATGCGTTCTTCAGCAAACATGGATGCAATATTTTTAAAG GACTCAGAATCTCTGTCATATGAAAGGGAATTGGTAAATTCTTCGCAGGACCATCATAGAGTATTTTCAGAAATGTTGTTTGACATGCTTCCTATGCTTATAGTAGCTGTAGGTTTCTTTTCTATTGGATTTGCTTTTGGAAGATTCACAAAGTCTTCACATAAACAGTTTCGGCAGCAACAACATTACAGACAACATTCTAAGGGCAGTGGCAAATGGAGTAAAAAGTTATTGTTTCTAGGCATCATATTTGGGCTGTCTGTCGCCTTGTGGATATTTGTGAGCATGAATGCAACAATTACTGAGAGGAGGAAAGAGACTCTTGTTAACATGTGTGATGAAAGAGCTAGGATGCTGCAGGATCAGTTTAATGTGAGCATGAATCATGTGCATGCTTTAGCCATTCTAGTCTCAACTTTCCACCATGGAAAGCAACCTTCTACAATTGATCAG AAAATATTTGCTGAGTACACAGCAAGAACAGCATTTGAGAGGCCACTGATGAGTGGTGTTGCCTATGCTTTAAGAGTATTACATGAAGAGAGGGAGCAGTTTGAGAAGAAGTATGGATGGAAGATAAAAAAGATGGAGACAGAGGACCAGTCCCTGGTTAAAGATGACTTCAACCCTGAGAAGCTGGATCCCTCGCCTGTTCAAGATGAATATGCACCTGTTATTTTCTCACAAGAAACAGTATCTCACATTGTTTCAATTGATATGATGTCCGGCAAG CAAGATCGTGAAAACATACTGCGAGCAAGGGCTAATGGGAAGGGGGTCTTAACTTCTCCTTTTAATCTGTTAAAGTCCAATCATCTAGGTGTGGTGCTAACATTTGCAGTGTATAACACTAGCCTGCCTCCCAATGCAACACCAGAGGAACGCATTAAAGCTACTGTAGG ATATCTTGGGGCATCATTTGACGTCCCTTCTCTGGTGGACAAACTTCTTCATCAGCTTGCCAGCAAGCAAACGATAGTTGTTAATTTGTATGACACAACTAATGTTTCTGCGCCTATTAGGATGTATGGCCCTgatgctgctggtgctggtgAAATGTATATTAGTGGTGTTGATTTTGGGGATCCAATCCGTAAACATGAAATGCATTGCAG ATTTAAGCACAAGCCTCAGTTGCCTTGGTCAGCAATAACAATGTCAGTAGGGGTAGCAGTAATTGTTCTCCTAGTGGGGCATATATTTCATGCAGCTCTAAACCGTATTGAGGAGGTGGAAGATGATTATCGTATAATGAGCGAGCTAAAAGTTCAAGCAGAAGCTGCTGATGTAGCCAAATCCCAG TTTCTGGCAACAGTTTCACATGAAATCAGGACGCCCATGAACGGTGTTTTAG GTATGTTGCAGATGCTGATGGACACGGAACTTGATGAGACACAGCAAGATTTTGCAAAGACTGCTCAATTAAGTGGAAAGGCTCTAATTGCTCTTATAAATGAGGTTCTTGATCTTGCTAAGATAGAATCTGGCAGGCTTGAGCTAGAGGCTGTCCCCTTTGATCCTCGTGACATCCTTGACAATGTATTATCTCTATTTTCTGACCAATCACAAGCTAAAGGCATAGAG ATGGCAGTGTATGTATCGGAACAAGTTCCAGAAATATTGATTGGAGACCCAGGGCGGTTCAGGCAGATTATTACAAATCTCGTTGGAAACTCAGTGAAG TTCACAGAGAAGGGGCATATATTTGTCTCAGTTTATCATATTGAAGAAGTAAGGAATATGGAAGATGACCAATGTGAAACACTGAGTGGGTGTCAGGTAGTAGATAAACAAAAAATCTGGGACAATTTTACATTGTTGAAATCTTCAACTGAAGGTGATAATGCTATTAACTTGATAGTCATTGTTGAAGACACTGGTGTGGGAATACCTCAAGATGCTCAAAGCCGTATTTTCACACCATTTATGCAAGCTGACAGTTCTACTTCACGGACATATGGCGGGACAGGAATAGGCCTGAGCATTAGCAAATGCTTGGTAGATCTTATGGAAGGAGAAATTGGCTTTGTCAGTCAATCTGGGATTGGTAGTACATTTTCTTTCACTGCTGTATTCAAGGAAGCAAGCAAAAGTTCAGGAGACATAAAGAGGCATTATACTGATTCTATTCTGTCAAATTTTCAAGGTCTGAGAGCTTTGGTTGCTGACGGGAGATGTATCCGTGCTAGAATTATCAAGTATCATCTGCAAAGATTAGGAATACTTGTTGATGTTGTAACTAAACAACAAAATGCTGTTCAGACCATAGTGGACTGTTGCAGTACCAG CGGGAGGAGTCATATAGACATGTTTCTTGTTGACAAGGATGCTTGGGGTGAGCGGTCAGGCATTTCATTTCCTCGGTTTCTTTCAGAATCCTTAAGAAATGGTGTAGTGATGCACAAAGAACTTCAACCAAAGATGTTTCTGATAGCGACTTCCCTAAACCCTACTGAGGTTTATGACCTGAAGTTGGCAGGATATGTTGATAGCATGCTGAAACCACTGCGCTTGAGTATGATTGTTGCTTGTCTGCAGAAAGCACTAGGCATGAGTCAGAAGCGGCAGCCCACCAAGGCGAAACCAATGACGCTTCAGAGTATTCTCAGAGGAAAAAACATCTTAGTTGTCGATGACAACCTAGTGAACCAAAAAGTTGCTGCTGGTACCCTAAAAAAGTTTGGCGCAATAGTTACATGTGCTGACAGTGGAAAGGAAGCTATTAGAAGGCTACAACCTCCACACAATTTTGATGCTTGCTTTATGGATGTCCAGATGCCGGAGATGGACGG CTTTGAAGCCACTCAAAAAGTTCGAGAGATGGAGAACACGGTAAACGAGTTAATAGAGTCTGGAGATGTATCACAGGAGATATATGGCAATTCTTGCTGGCATGTACCTATCTTGGCTATGACAGCAGATGTAATTCAGGCAACACACGAACATTGCCTGAGCAAGGGTATGGATGATTACGTCTCGAAGCCTTTCGAAGAACAACAGCTCTACTCTGCGGTAGCACATTTTTTTGAGTCCGATACGATAGATagaatttcataa